From one Amia ocellicauda isolate fAmiCal2 chromosome 17, fAmiCal2.hap1, whole genome shotgun sequence genomic stretch:
- the unc119b gene encoding protein unc-119 homolog B isoform X1: MSGSKPRTEPPPTMDPGPDTDTSQAARDRKAGGGVLKRLKSRRTQPDRRPVTEDELRALGREITPEEVLGLRAVTRDYLCKPEDNIYNIDFTRFKIRDLETGTVLFEIAKPPTADPDEDDEEEESGDADTSTGRFVRYQFTPAFLRLRTVGATVEFTVGDRPVSSFRMIERHYFRERLLKSFDFDFGFCIPNSRNSCEHIYEFPPLPEDLIRLMVEHPYETRSDSFYFVDSKLVMHNKADYAYNGGQ, encoded by the exons ATGAGCGGCTCTAAACCCAGAACTGAGCCACCGCCGACCATGGACCCTGGGCCGGATACGGACACGAGCCAGGCTGCCAGGGACCGCAAGGCAGGCGGCGGGGTCCTAAAGCGCCTCAAGTCTCGGCGGACGCAGCCGGACAGGCGGCCGGTGACGGAGGACGAGTTACGGGCGCTAGGGAGAGAGATCACGCCGGAGGAAGTGCTGGGGCTCCGGGCTGTCACCCGCG atTACCTGTGTAAACCCGAGGATAATATCTACAACATTGACTTCACACGCTTCAAGATCAGAGATCTGGAGACGGGCACCGTGCTGTTTGAGATCGCCAAGCCTCCCACTGCCG ACCCTGATGAAgacgacgaggaggaggagagcggaGATGCGGACACCAGTACTGGGCGGTTTGTGCGGTACCAGTTCACCCCAGCCTTCCTGCGGCTCCGAACTGTGGGCGCTAC GGTGGAGTTCACAGTTGGCGATCGGCCTGTGTCCAGCTTCAGGATGATCGAGAGGCACTACTTCCGGGAGCGTCTTCTCAAGAGCTTTGACTTTGACTTTGGCTTCTGCATCCCCAACAGCAGGAACAGCTGCGAGCACATCTATGAGTTCCCCCCATTGCCCGAGGACCTCA tccggTTGATGGTGGAGCACCCCTATGAGACGCGCTCAGACAGTTTCTACTTTGTTGACAGTAAGCTGGTGATGCACAACAAGGCTGACTACGCCTACAACGGGGGGCAGTGA
- the unc119b gene encoding protein unc-119 homolog B isoform X2 translates to MSGSKPRTEPPPTMDPGPDTDTSQAARDRKAGGGVLKRLKSRRTQPDRRPVTEDELRALGREITPEEVLGLRAVTRDYLCKPEDNIYNIDFTRFKIRDLETGTVLFEIAKPPTADDEEEESGDADTSTGRFVRYQFTPAFLRLRTVGATVEFTVGDRPVSSFRMIERHYFRERLLKSFDFDFGFCIPNSRNSCEHIYEFPPLPEDLIRLMVEHPYETRSDSFYFVDSKLVMHNKADYAYNGGQ, encoded by the exons ATGAGCGGCTCTAAACCCAGAACTGAGCCACCGCCGACCATGGACCCTGGGCCGGATACGGACACGAGCCAGGCTGCCAGGGACCGCAAGGCAGGCGGCGGGGTCCTAAAGCGCCTCAAGTCTCGGCGGACGCAGCCGGACAGGCGGCCGGTGACGGAGGACGAGTTACGGGCGCTAGGGAGAGAGATCACGCCGGAGGAAGTGCTGGGGCTCCGGGCTGTCACCCGCG atTACCTGTGTAAACCCGAGGATAATATCTACAACATTGACTTCACACGCTTCAAGATCAGAGATCTGGAGACGGGCACCGTGCTGTTTGAGATCGCCAAGCCTCCCACTGCCG acgacgaggaggaggagagcggaGATGCGGACACCAGTACTGGGCGGTTTGTGCGGTACCAGTTCACCCCAGCCTTCCTGCGGCTCCGAACTGTGGGCGCTAC GGTGGAGTTCACAGTTGGCGATCGGCCTGTGTCCAGCTTCAGGATGATCGAGAGGCACTACTTCCGGGAGCGTCTTCTCAAGAGCTTTGACTTTGACTTTGGCTTCTGCATCCCCAACAGCAGGAACAGCTGCGAGCACATCTATGAGTTCCCCCCATTGCCCGAGGACCTCA tccggTTGATGGTGGAGCACCCCTATGAGACGCGCTCAGACAGTTTCTACTTTGTTGACAGTAAGCTGGTGATGCACAACAAGGCTGACTACGCCTACAACGGGGGGCAGTGA
- the c17h12orf43 gene encoding protein CUSTOS — protein sequence MSNMAAPRAARSESDSSSEEDQERFREAVWSFGTNGTNGVPKPGPTERGDGDQRAGVSLQRPSRRVRTGDHEHDGNELQTTPEFRAHVAKKLGSVLDSVLTEVSDTRIHAHAPALDCEDGFLLFSTSVPGQSAEAPPHRTPRRPTPSSSESDSELDSRVRQAAVSVSDILRHSACPSMHLSVPPCTQEEKEKKKKRRRENEMVEEGEGVSEECATEGTVGGETDTGKRKRKKKKMMMVKE from the exons ATGTCCAACATGGCGGCGCCCAGGGCGGCACGGAGTGAGTCGGACTCCAGCAGCGAGGAGGACCAGGAGCGGTTTCGCGAGGCGGTTTGGAGCTTCGGAACCAACGGGACTAACGGCGTGCCCAAGCCGGGCCCAACAG AAAGGGGCGACGGTGACCAGAGGGCTGGAGTGTCGCTACAGAGACCAAGCCGGCG TGTGAGGACCGGTGACCACGAGCATGATGGGAACGAACTCCAGACAACCCCAGAATTCCGAGCTCACGTTGCAAAGAAACTGGGATCCGTGCTGGACAG TGTCCTCACAGAGGTGTCGGACACACGGATACACGCACATGCCCCTGCACTGGACTGCGAGGATG gGTTCCTGCTGTTCTCCACCTCAGTGCCTGGTCAGTCTGCAGAGGCCCCCCCTCACCGAACACCACGACGCCCCACCCCCAGCTCCAG TGAGTCAGACAGTGAGCTGGACTCCAGAGTGAGGCAGGCTGCGGTCTCTGTCTCCGACATCCTGCGGCACTCCGCCTGTCCCAGCATGCACCTGTCCGTGCCCCCCTGCACtcaggaggagaaggagaagaagaaaaagaggaggagagagaacgAAATGGTGGAAGAAGGAGAGGGGGTCTCCGAGGAGTGTGCTACAGAAGGCACTGTGGGAGGAGAGACCGACACAggcaagaggaagaggaagaagaagaagatgatgATGGTGAAGGAGTAG
- the hnf1a gene encoding hepatocyte nuclear factor 1-alpha isoform X1, whose amino-acid sequence MSRGLTALQQQLVWALLGSGLSRTALIQAAEELERREGGTGGGARAGGGPGSEDGEEEEEEGDGREGGEDGEEEEEEEEEEEFAPPIFRELDTLSPEEAARQRAEVERLLQQDSWQVAKLVRTYMKQHNLPQREVVDSTGLNQSHLSQHLNKGTPMKTQKRAALYAWYIRKQGEITQQFTNASRGLSLGEEPGEEVANRKGRRNRFKWGPASQQILFQAYERQKNPSKEEREGLVEECNRAECLQRGVSPSQLAGLGSNLVTEVRVYNWFANRRKEEAFRHKLAQDGSYTGQSVAPSHGHGHAPHGHGHSHALTASPSHGVKYNQHQTNESLVSSGHHGDRGMGGQLSVSPTQLEPSHTLLENSCKSVLVSAGEGGGGLLPPVSTLRALHSMPPPSPGSHQGLLMASLPSVVSLGPAESSLLIGLASSQSQTVPVINSVGGGLTTLQSIPFQQQFHASHQQPIMQQFSSHMGPGSFMATMAQLSPHMYGHKPDLPQYPSSSLLPPAMLITDTSSLGTLTSLTTVKQILTTDPDDQSDHSGQLPHQDNTLHLHTSSPVTGSSGSLELYSSSQPGDQHHPHLLSPEPTDIDPYMPAQMVSSTQ is encoded by the exons ATGTCACGGGGGCTGACTGCCCTGCAGCAGCAGCTGGTCTGGGCGCTGCTGGGCTCTGGGCTGAGCCGCACCGCTCTGATCCAGGCCGCTGAAGAGCTGGAGAGACGAGAGGGGGGCACGGGGGGCGGGGCGCGGGCCGGGGGGGGGCCCGGTTCAGAAGacggagaggaagaggaggaggagggggacggcagggaggggggagaggacggggaggaggaggaagaggaggaggaggaagaggagtttGCACCCCCCATCTTCAGGGAGCTGGACACCTTGAGCCCGGAGGAGGCGGCCAGGCAGAGGGCAGAGGTCGAGCGGCTGCTGCA GCAGGACTCCTGGCAGGTGGCCAAGCTAGTGCGGACATACATGAAGCAGCACAACCTTCCACAGAGGGAGGTGGTGGACTCCACTGGCCTCAACCAGTCCCACCTATCGCAGCACCTGAACAAGGGCACGCCCATGAAGACCCAGAAACGCGCCGCGCTGTACGCCTGGTACATCCGCAAACAGGGCGAGATCACACAGC AATTCACCAATGCCAGCAGAGGTCTGTCCTTGGGGGAGGAGCCTGGTGAGGAGGTTGCCAATAGAAAGGGCAGAAGAAACAGATTCAAGTGGGGCCCCGCCTCACAGCAGATTCTGTTTCAGGCATATGAACGACAGAAGAATCCAAgcaaggaggagagagagggactggTGGAGGAGTGCAAccg GGCAGAGTGTCTGCAGAGGGGTGTGTCTCCATCCCAGCTGGCCGGGCTGGGCTCTAATCTGGTGACTGAGGTCAGGGTTTACAACTGGTTTGCAAACCGCCGCAAAGAGGAGGCGTTCCGGCACAAACTGGCGCAGGACGGCTCCTACACCGGCCAATCAGTTGCCCCCAGCCATGGCCACGGCCATGCCCCCCACGGCCACGGTCATAGCCACGCCCTCACAGCTAGCCCCAGCCATG GTGTGAAATACAACCAACACCAAACCAATGAGAGCCTGGTATCGAGTGGTCACCATGGAGACAGGGGTATGGGGGGTCAGCTGAGTGTCAGCCCCACCCAACTAGAGCCCAGCCACACCCTTCTGGAGAACTCCTGCAAATCT GTGCTGGTGTCAGCGGGGGAGGGCGGGGGGGGCTTGCTGCCCCCTGTTAGCACCCTGAGGGCCCTACATTCCATGCCCCCCCCCTCACCTGGCTCCCACCAGGGCCTCCTCATGGCATCTCTGCCCAGTGTGGTCAGTCTGGGTCCAGCAGAGTCCTCCCTGCTCATCG GTCTGGCCTCCAGTCAGTCCCAGACAGTTCCTGTTATTAACAGTGTGGGGGGCGGGCTCACCACGCTCCAGTCAATCCCGTTCCAGCAGCAGTTCCATGCCTCCCACCAACAGCCAATCATGCAGCAGTTCTCCAGTCACATGGGCCCAGGTTCCTTCATGGCCACAATGGCCCAGCTGTCACCTCACA tgtatggaCACAAGCCTGACTTGCCACAGTACCCCTCCTCGAGCCTGCTGCCCCCGGCCATGCTGATCACGGACACCAGCAGCCTGGGCACCCTCACCAGCCTCACCACAGTCAAacag ATCCTGACAACAGACCCTGATGACCAGTCTGACCACTCTGGGCAGCTCCCCCACCAGGACAACACTCTGCACCTGCACACCAGCTCACCTGTCACAG GATCTTCAGGCAGTCTAGAGCTCTATTCCTCCTCCCAGCCCGGCGACCAGCACCACCCCCATCTCCTCTCCCCCGAGCCCACAGATATTGACCCCTACATGCCAGCACAGATGGTCTCCTCCACCCAATAA
- the hnf1a gene encoding hepatocyte nuclear factor 1-alpha isoform X2, translating to MPPFFHLLMSELHQTASPSLTRESDNVQDSWQVAKLVRTYMKQHNLPQREVVDSTGLNQSHLSQHLNKGTPMKTQKRAALYAWYIRKQGEITQQFTNASRGLSLGEEPGEEVANRKGRRNRFKWGPASQQILFQAYERQKNPSKEEREGLVEECNRAECLQRGVSPSQLAGLGSNLVTEVRVYNWFANRRKEEAFRHKLAQDGSYTGQSVAPSHGHGHAPHGHGHSHALTASPSHGVKYNQHQTNESLVSSGHHGDRGMGGQLSVSPTQLEPSHTLLENSCKSVLVSAGEGGGGLLPPVSTLRALHSMPPPSPGSHQGLLMASLPSVVSLGPAESSLLIGLASSQSQTVPVINSVGGGLTTLQSIPFQQQFHASHQQPIMQQFSSHMGPGSFMATMAQLSPHMYGHKPDLPQYPSSSLLPPAMLITDTSSLGTLTSLTTVKQILTTDPDDQSDHSGQLPHQDNTLHLHTSSPVTGSSGSLELYSSSQPGDQHHPHLLSPEPTDIDPYMPAQMVSSTQ from the exons ATGCCTCCTTTCTTCCACTTGTTAATGAGTGAACTGCACCAGACTGCCTCTCCCTCATTAACCAGGGAGAGTGACAATGT GCAGGACTCCTGGCAGGTGGCCAAGCTAGTGCGGACATACATGAAGCAGCACAACCTTCCACAGAGGGAGGTGGTGGACTCCACTGGCCTCAACCAGTCCCACCTATCGCAGCACCTGAACAAGGGCACGCCCATGAAGACCCAGAAACGCGCCGCGCTGTACGCCTGGTACATCCGCAAACAGGGCGAGATCACACAGC AATTCACCAATGCCAGCAGAGGTCTGTCCTTGGGGGAGGAGCCTGGTGAGGAGGTTGCCAATAGAAAGGGCAGAAGAAACAGATTCAAGTGGGGCCCCGCCTCACAGCAGATTCTGTTTCAGGCATATGAACGACAGAAGAATCCAAgcaaggaggagagagagggactggTGGAGGAGTGCAAccg GGCAGAGTGTCTGCAGAGGGGTGTGTCTCCATCCCAGCTGGCCGGGCTGGGCTCTAATCTGGTGACTGAGGTCAGGGTTTACAACTGGTTTGCAAACCGCCGCAAAGAGGAGGCGTTCCGGCACAAACTGGCGCAGGACGGCTCCTACACCGGCCAATCAGTTGCCCCCAGCCATGGCCACGGCCATGCCCCCCACGGCCACGGTCATAGCCACGCCCTCACAGCTAGCCCCAGCCATG GTGTGAAATACAACCAACACCAAACCAATGAGAGCCTGGTATCGAGTGGTCACCATGGAGACAGGGGTATGGGGGGTCAGCTGAGTGTCAGCCCCACCCAACTAGAGCCCAGCCACACCCTTCTGGAGAACTCCTGCAAATCT GTGCTGGTGTCAGCGGGGGAGGGCGGGGGGGGCTTGCTGCCCCCTGTTAGCACCCTGAGGGCCCTACATTCCATGCCCCCCCCCTCACCTGGCTCCCACCAGGGCCTCCTCATGGCATCTCTGCCCAGTGTGGTCAGTCTGGGTCCAGCAGAGTCCTCCCTGCTCATCG GTCTGGCCTCCAGTCAGTCCCAGACAGTTCCTGTTATTAACAGTGTGGGGGGCGGGCTCACCACGCTCCAGTCAATCCCGTTCCAGCAGCAGTTCCATGCCTCCCACCAACAGCCAATCATGCAGCAGTTCTCCAGTCACATGGGCCCAGGTTCCTTCATGGCCACAATGGCCCAGCTGTCACCTCACA tgtatggaCACAAGCCTGACTTGCCACAGTACCCCTCCTCGAGCCTGCTGCCCCCGGCCATGCTGATCACGGACACCAGCAGCCTGGGCACCCTCACCAGCCTCACCACAGTCAAacag ATCCTGACAACAGACCCTGATGACCAGTCTGACCACTCTGGGCAGCTCCCCCACCAGGACAACACTCTGCACCTGCACACCAGCTCACCTGTCACAG GATCTTCAGGCAGTCTAGAGCTCTATTCCTCCTCCCAGCCCGGCGACCAGCACCACCCCCATCTCCTCTCCCCCGAGCCCACAGATATTGACCCCTACATGCCAGCACAGATGGTCTCCTCCACCCAATAA